From one Magnolia sinica isolate HGM2019 chromosome 18, MsV1, whole genome shotgun sequence genomic stretch:
- the LOC131233508 gene encoding geraniol 8-hydroxylase-like — protein sequence MDLCNFLLYAISSYVFIHVLVVYALKSSSSKTNLPPGPKGLPLVGNLLMLGNRPHESLANLSKNHGPLMTLHLGCLTTVVVSSAEMAREVLQKNDHTFSGRIVIDVASTLSHLEGSMVFGQLGPHWRTLRRICNTQLFNPAKLDALQGLRRRQIKQMIEHLHESYAAARAIDVGRCAFTTVLNLIWNMMFSVDLVDHKLGLAQELKDLVWELMKIGGTPNLADFFPVLQPIDPQGLRRRTFKCFTKLHAIFDDKINQRLQSRSSPSQFPRTNDLLDVLLDYCEDNGSDFRLEHIKPLFLDIFTAGTETSSTTIEWTMAELLRNRHVLAKAQSEINEIIGREQAVDESDIARLPYLQAVVKETLRLHPPVPFLIPHRADATVELAGFTVPKHSQVLINTWAIGRDGHVWEDPLSFYPERFLESRVDFRGHDFQFIPFGAGRRICPGMPLAVRVVHLILASFLQSFDWKLPEGVTPECLDMQEKLGITLNKVTPLLAIPCKFGSTT from the exons ATGGATCTCTGCAATTTCCTTCTCTATGCCATTTCTTCTTATGTTTTCATCCATGTATTGGTTGTTTATGCTCTGAAGAGTTCCTCTTCCAAGACCAATCTCCCACCAGGTCCCAAAGGCCTCCCTCTAGTGGGAAACCTCTTGATGCTAGGTAACAGGCCACATGAGTCACTGGCTAATCTATCCAAGAACCATGGCCCCCTCATGACACTCCATCTCGGCTGCTTGACCACTGTAGTGGTCTCATCGGCCGAGATGGCTAGGGAGGTCCTTCAGAAAAATGACCACACCTTCTCTGGTAGGATCGTCATAGACGTTGCTTCGACCTTATCTCACCTTGAGGGTTCAATGGTATTTGGCCAGCTAGGCCCACACTGGCGGACGCTCCGTAGGATATGCAACACTCAATTGTTCAATCCTGCAAAGCTGGATGCACTTCAAGGCCTTCGACGAAGGCAAATCAAACAGATGATAGAGCACTTGCACGAGAGCTATGCCGCAGCGCGTGCCATTGATGTGGGCCGGTGTGCCTTCACAACAGttttgaatttgatttggaaCATGATGTTCTCAGTCGATCTGGTGGACCACAAGTTAGGATTAGCACAAGAATTGAAGGATTTGGTGTGGGAGTTGATGAAGATAGGTGGGACACCCAATCTGGCCGACTTTTTCCCAGTGCTGCAACCTATTGATCCTCAAGGATTACGCCGTCGCACTTTCAAGTGTTTCACAAAGCTCCATGCCATTTTTGACGACAAGATCAATCAACGCCTACAATCAAGATCATCACCATCGCAATTTCCAAGAACCAATGATTTGTTGGATGTTCTTCTAGATTATTGTGAAGACAATGGCTCGGATTTCAGACTTGAACACATTAAACCATTATTTCTG GACATTTTCACGGCAGGAACTGAAACAAGTTCAACCACAATAGAATGGACAATGGCTGAGCTGCTTCGCAACAGGCATGTACTGGCAAAGGCCCAATCAGAAATCAATGAGATCATAGGTCGAGAGCAGGCTGTGGATGAGTCTGATATTGCTCGACTCCCTTACTTACAAGCAGTAGTGAAGGAAACACTGCGGTTGCACCCACCAGTTCCATTTCTCATACCTCATAGAGCCGACGCGACGGTAGAACTTGCCGGATTTACAGTGCCCAAGCACAGCCAAGTGCTCATCAACACGTGGGCTATTGGTAGAGATGGCCATGTTTGGGAGGACCCACTTTCATTTTACCCAGAGAGATTCTTGGAGTCTCGTGTAGACTTCAGAGGACACGATTTCCAGTTCATCCCGTTTGGGGCGGGCCGTCGTATCTGTCCAGGTATGCCTCTAGCAGTTCGCGTTGTTCACCTGATTCTAGCTTCCTTTCTCCAATCCTTCGATTGGAAGCTTCCAGAGGGAGTGACACCGGAGTGTTTGGACATGCAAGAGAAGTTAGGAATCACCTTAAATAAGGTTACCCCTCTTCTTGCCATCCCCTGCAAATTTGGTTCTACCACTTGA